The genomic DNA GGCGCCGGCCCGCTGTCTGGCTGGCCTGGACCTGGCTGGCCTGGATCGTGCTTTCCGGCCTCAGGCCGTTCACGCTGGCGGCCGAGCCCATCGCCTTCTCCTGGATTCCCTTCGAAGATATGTTCGGTTCCAACTGGATGGAGTCCATCGGCGTGTTATTGCAGAAGACCTGGAGCTATGGCGCCATGTTCTGGCTCTTTGCGCACACGCGGCTCAGCCCCCCGGTTTCCCTGGCGATTACGACGCTGGCCCTCATCGCCGTCGAGATCGCGCAACGCTGGTTGCCGGGCCGCTCGCCCGGCCTCACCGACCCGGCCATCGGGCTTCTGGCCGCCGCCCTGTTGTGGCTGGTGGACCGCCGTTTCCGGGATCAGCGGGTGCTCCTGCCGGGCGGGAGAGGCTAGCGGCTCAGGCGGAGCGAAATCCGGGGAGTTGCCGGAGCCACTGGCGGAGACGGGCGTCGAACAGCACCACCAGGACGGAATAGATGCCCAGCACGGTGGCGGTGCGAGCCACCAGGGAAAGCAGCAGGCCGGGCGTCTGCACCATCTGCCCGGCAAAGGCGGCCACGGCTGCCGCTGCGACATAGGTGAGGCAGCGCACCGGCGAGAGCCGCAGGGGCAGCAGGCGGTGAGAGAACCAGCCGTAGAGGGCCGCCAGCACGATAAAGCCGACGGCGTTGGGGATGACGGCTCCGGCCAGGCCCATGCCCGGCAGCATGATGAAGTTCAGAACGCACTTAACGCCAAACGCCACGGCCACCAGGCGGGCCATTTGCATGGTCTTCTTCTGCACCCAGAAGCCGGCGCTGAAGAAGACCGACGCAGCCAGAAACATATAGCCTGCCACCAGCGGGCCGAGCATGGGCGCGGCGGGGGCGTACTTGGCGGAGTTCACAAAAACGATCAGTTCCCGGGCGGCGGCGAAGGTGACGGCGGTGACGGCGCAGGCGGCGAGCAGGAATACCTCGAACGTGAGGCCGACAAAACGGCCGGTCGCCTCCGCTCCTTCCCTATGCCAGAGTTTGACGTACATGGGCACCAGCGCCAGGTTCAGGGGGATCTGCAGGGCTTCCTGGAGAATGATGGCGATGGCGCAGGCGGCGGCGTAGTAGCCGAGGGGTTCGGAGCCGAGATAGTACTGTACGAAGGCGCGATCGGCTGAGCCCAGGAGGGTTTGCGCGAGTTCGGAGGCGGCTAGCGGCGCGGCAAATCCCATGGCGCTGCGAAAGAGAGACGGATCGAAGCTGGCGATGGCCAGGCGGTGGCGCGGGATGTAGAAAACCAGCGCAATGCCGATGACGGCGCTTTCGGCGAAGATGAGCCCCAGCAGCAGATTCTCCGGCCGGCTGCCGAGCAGGCGCACCATGCTGACGCCAATGATCAGCGAGAGCAGCCGCGTGAGGACGTCCAGGGCATTGAAGGCAAAGGTTTTACCTTCCACGCGCAGGAACCCGAAGATGGGCGACGCGGCGGCGCGTACGAAAACGAGGCCGGAGGCAAACAGCAGAGCGCGGGCGATGTTGGGCGGAATCCAGTTGGACGTGGGCAGGGCGAAGAACAGGGCGCAGGCCAGGGAGCAGACGAGGCCGCCAAACGTAGTTCCGAACAGGGCTGTGGAGTAAAGCCGGCGGAGGGAGTCCTCTGAATCGGAGGACTCCTCATAAAACCGCAGTATCGCGTTCTGCATGCCCAGTTTGGCGACGGCCAGGGCGACCAGCGTGAAGCGCTGCGCCAGGTTGAGCACCCCGTAATCGGCTACCGAGAAGAGCCGGGCGTAAACAGGGAACGAGACAAACCCGATGAGAATGGCGAGGCCGCGCCCTGTCAGGTAGTGAGACGACTGCTTTAACAGGGACTTGAGATTGCTCATGAGGAGCTGGCTTCAAGCCCCTGATACTGTTCTCGCAGGAGATAGTATTTCTTCTTGCCGGAGGCGGTTCTGGGGATCTCCGGCACGTGAAGAATGTAGCGGGGGATTTTGTAGAGAGGCAGGCGGCTCTGGCAGTGGGCGCGGATGGCCTCGGCGCTGAAACGCTCCGCCGGGCAGACGACGCAGACGGCAATGGTCTCGCCGAACAGGGTATCGGGCACGCCGATGGCGGCCACGTCCTCGATGCCGCCCATTTCGGCGATGACGTCTTCGATCTCGCCGGGGCTGATGCGGTAGGAGGACGATTTGATGAAGTCGGATTTGCGGCTGACGATGTAGAGGAAGCCGTCCTCGTCGCGCCGCGCCATGTCGCCGGTGTGCAGCCAGCCGTTGCGCAGAACCTCGGCCGTGCCGGCCGGATCGTTCCAATAGCCGGCCATGATATTGGCGCCGCGGGCGGTGAGCTCGCCCACTTCCCCGGGGGCGGTTTCCTGGCCGCCGGCGCCGACGACGCGGAGCTCCACGCCGGGAATCGCCTGTCCGATGGAGCCGAGGCGGGTTTCCAGCAACTCCGGCGCGAGGTAGGAGAGGCGGGCGGAGGCCTCGGTCTGGCCGTACATGATCACGATGCTGGTGGAAGGCATCACCTGGCGCAGCCGCTGGATGGTTTCCACGCGCATGCCTCCGCCGGCTTGGTTGATGTAGCGCAGGAAGCCCCAGTCGTGCTGGAGGAAGTTCGTCCTGTGCAGCAGGATGTAGAACGTGGCGGGCACGCCGGAAAAGCCGGTTGGGCGGACCTGCTGCAGGACCTCCACCACCTTGGCGGGATAGGTGAAGCGGTTCTCGATGTAAACGCAGGCGCCGGTGGCCAGGTGGGTGAGCAGAATGGAGTTGCCGAAGGAGTGGAAGAAGGGCAGCACGGTTACGGTGCTGTCCGCGGCGGTCATCTGCATGTACTCCACGATGGAGGCCGTATTGGCCAGCAGGTTGGCGTGCGTGAGCATGACGCCCTTGGGCCGGCCGGTGGTGCCGGAAGTGTAGAGCAGCAGGGCCAGGGCGTCCGGCTGTGTCTCCTCCGGGCTGGCGGCGGCGGAACTGTACCAGCGCCTGCGGTTATCCTCAAAGGCGTTTTCCAGCACCAGGAGGCAGGGCAGCGTGGAGGCCGGATCCACTTTGGCCCGGGTGCGCTCGCGCAGGATGCAGCCGAGTCCGGCGCAGTCTGCCAGCACGGCAGAGACGGCGGCGGCCGAGTTATCCGGATTCAAAGGGATGGCGGTTGCGCCCAGGGCGAGGATGGCGAACAGCGCGATGACGTAGTCGAAGGAGTTCTCGATCAGCAGGA from Paludibaculum fermentans includes the following:
- a CDS encoding class I adenylate-forming enzyme family protein gives rise to the protein MTAAESLPPSNLASLVLAHPPAWAERTALRQLESSLTYAGLRQCVLACAAHLSAAGVRPGSRVVLLIENSFDYVIALFAILALGATAIPLNPDNSAAAVSAVLADCAGLGCILRERTRAKVDPASTLPCLLVLENAFEDNRRRWYSSAAASPEETQPDALALLLYTSGTTGRPKGVMLTHANLLANTASIVEYMQMTAADSTVTVLPFFHSFGNSILLTHLATGACVYIENRFTYPAKVVEVLQQVRPTGFSGVPATFYILLHRTNFLQHDWGFLRYINQAGGGMRVETIQRLRQVMPSTSIVIMYGQTEASARLSYLAPELLETRLGSIGQAIPGVELRVVGAGGQETAPGEVGELTARGANIMAGYWNDPAGTAEVLRNGWLHTGDMARRDEDGFLYIVSRKSDFIKSSSYRISPGEIEDVIAEMGGIEDVAAIGVPDTLFGETIAVCVVCPAERFSAEAIRAHCQSRLPLYKIPRYILHVPEIPRTASGKKKYYLLREQYQGLEASSS
- a CDS encoding lipopolysaccharide biosynthesis protein → MSNLKSLLKQSSHYLTGRGLAILIGFVSFPVYARLFSVADYGVLNLAQRFTLVALAVAKLGMQNAILRFYEESSDSEDSLRRLYSTALFGTTFGGLVCSLACALFFALPTSNWIPPNIARALLFASGLVFVRAAASPIFGFLRVEGKTFAFNALDVLTRLLSLIIGVSMVRLLGSRPENLLLGLIFAESAVIGIALVFYIPRHRLAIASFDPSLFRSAMGFAAPLAASELAQTLLGSADRAFVQYYLGSEPLGYYAAACAIAIILQEALQIPLNLALVPMYVKLWHREGAEATGRFVGLTFEVFLLAACAVTAVTFAAARELIVFVNSAKYAPAAPMLGPLVAGYMFLAASVFFSAGFWVQKKTMQMARLVAVAFGVKCVLNFIMLPGMGLAGAVIPNAVGFIVLAALYGWFSHRLLPLRLSPVRCLTYVAAAAVAAFAGQMVQTPGLLLSLVARTATVLGIYSVLVVLFDARLRQWLRQLPGFRSA